From Zingiber officinale cultivar Zhangliang chromosome 5B, Zo_v1.1, whole genome shotgun sequence, the proteins below share one genomic window:
- the LOC121984420 gene encoding protein BZR1 homolog 1-like isoform X1 has product MTAGEGRQPTLKERENNKRRERRRRAMAAKIFSGLRSMGNYKLPKHCDNNEVLKALCREAGWIVEEDGTTYRKQGCKPPTPPPEFAGASSGISPCSSPLLSPILSSFPSPVPSYHTSPLTSSFPSPSRNDNVHNPSVNPSSLLPFLQNLTSLPPLRISNSAPVTPPPSSPSASHPPKLRNLDNTFCYSLYAISAPSSPIRGHQQGQPMTIPECDESDASTVDSGQEGAGSHMAVPGSPTFNLVKTFVAAKGTAIGTSLGVPEKGRSMEFEFENRWVKPWEGERIHDVGPDDIQLTLGVGGTTPKLNVTS; this is encoded by the exons ATGACGGCTGGAGAGGGGCGGCAGCCGACCCTGAAGGAGAGGGAGAACAACAAGCGGCGGGAGCGGCGGCGGCGGGCGATGGCTGCCAAGATCTTCTCTGGGTTGCGGTCGATGGGGAACTACAAGCTTCCCAAGCACTGCGACAACAACGAGGTACTCAAGGCCTTGTGCCGCGAGGCGGGGTGGATCGTCGAGGAGGACGGCACCACCTACCGGAAG CAGGGATGCAAGCCACCAACACCGCCTCCAGAATTTGCCGGTGCATCTTCAGGCATAAGTCCTTGCTCCTCCCCGCTGTTGAGCCCAATCTTGTCATCTTTCCCTAGTCCTGTCCCTTCGTACCATACAAGCCCCTTGACATCATCTTTCCCAAGCCCTAGCCGCAACGATAACGTCCACAACCCCAGTGTCAATCCCTCTTCTCTACTTCCTTTTCTGCAGAACCTTACAAGCCTTCCTCCACTTCGCATCTCTAATAGTGCCCCAGTGACCCCGCCACCATCTTCACCTTCAGCTTCTCATCCACCTAAGCTCAGGAATCTAGATAACACATTCTGCTACTCTCTTTATGCTATTTCAGCTCCTTCTAGCCCTATCAGAGGCCACCAACAAGGGCAGCCCATGACAATACCTGAATGTGACGAGTCTGATGCTTCAACCGTCGACTCTGGCCAGGAGGGGGCTGGTTCCCATATGGCGGTCCCTGGGTCGCCCACTTTCAACCTTGTTAAGACCTTTGTTGCGGCAAAGGGGACTGCAATAGGCACATCATTAGGGGTGCCAGAGAAGGGCCGAAGCATGGAGTTTGAATTTGAAAACAGATGGGTAAAGCCATGGGAGGGAGAGAGGATTCATGATGTTGGACCTGATGATATTCAGCTCACTTTGGGAGTTGGAGGTACAACCCCCAAGCTAAACGTCACATCTTGA
- the LOC121984420 gene encoding protein BZR1 homolog 1-like isoform X2 encodes MTAGEGRQPTLKERENNKRRERRRRAMAAKIFSGLRSMGNYKLPKHCDNNEVLKALCREAGWIVEEDGTTYRKGCKPPTPPPEFAGASSGISPCSSPLLSPILSSFPSPVPSYHTSPLTSSFPSPSRNDNVHNPSVNPSSLLPFLQNLTSLPPLRISNSAPVTPPPSSPSASHPPKLRNLDNTFCYSLYAISAPSSPIRGHQQGQPMTIPECDESDASTVDSGQEGAGSHMAVPGSPTFNLVKTFVAAKGTAIGTSLGVPEKGRSMEFEFENRWVKPWEGERIHDVGPDDIQLTLGVGGTTPKLNVTS; translated from the exons ATGACGGCTGGAGAGGGGCGGCAGCCGACCCTGAAGGAGAGGGAGAACAACAAGCGGCGGGAGCGGCGGCGGCGGGCGATGGCTGCCAAGATCTTCTCTGGGTTGCGGTCGATGGGGAACTACAAGCTTCCCAAGCACTGCGACAACAACGAGGTACTCAAGGCCTTGTGCCGCGAGGCGGGGTGGATCGTCGAGGAGGACGGCACCACCTACCGGAAG GGATGCAAGCCACCAACACCGCCTCCAGAATTTGCCGGTGCATCTTCAGGCATAAGTCCTTGCTCCTCCCCGCTGTTGAGCCCAATCTTGTCATCTTTCCCTAGTCCTGTCCCTTCGTACCATACAAGCCCCTTGACATCATCTTTCCCAAGCCCTAGCCGCAACGATAACGTCCACAACCCCAGTGTCAATCCCTCTTCTCTACTTCCTTTTCTGCAGAACCTTACAAGCCTTCCTCCACTTCGCATCTCTAATAGTGCCCCAGTGACCCCGCCACCATCTTCACCTTCAGCTTCTCATCCACCTAAGCTCAGGAATCTAGATAACACATTCTGCTACTCTCTTTATGCTATTTCAGCTCCTTCTAGCCCTATCAGAGGCCACCAACAAGGGCAGCCCATGACAATACCTGAATGTGACGAGTCTGATGCTTCAACCGTCGACTCTGGCCAGGAGGGGGCTGGTTCCCATATGGCGGTCCCTGGGTCGCCCACTTTCAACCTTGTTAAGACCTTTGTTGCGGCAAAGGGGACTGCAATAGGCACATCATTAGGGGTGCCAGAGAAGGGCCGAAGCATGGAGTTTGAATTTGAAAACAGATGGGTAAAGCCATGGGAGGGAGAGAGGATTCATGATGTTGGACCTGATGATATTCAGCTCACTTTGGGAGTTGGAGGTACAACCCCCAAGCTAAACGTCACATCTTGA